In a genomic window of Niallia taxi:
- a CDS encoding LysR family transcriptional regulator, producing the protein MNLHALRLFHMVAEKGNVTRAAEELNISQPAVTAQIKKLEQEIGLLLLAPKGRGILLTEAGRHLSKQAKRLFSLEEEVEDFINHYKNGSVGKLRIVATYLPANFVLPKWIGRYKQKYPDVEVGLTTTNSQRAIEQLINYEAEVAFIGGRKEFNLLISSIELFEDDMLFVVHKDHKFASKNITLAEIVKEPFVFREEGSFSREQLVSLCKMNNIQEPIVGVQINGLNETIRTVIEGYGVTFVSSLEVKEYIERGELAKVNIDGIKLKNPISLCTRKNDTLLQPAHNLLEVVFNHDDT; encoded by the coding sequence ATGAATCTTCATGCATTGCGACTATTCCATATGGTTGCCGAAAAAGGAAATGTTACCCGTGCGGCTGAAGAACTAAATATAAGTCAGCCTGCTGTAACAGCTCAAATAAAAAAACTAGAACAAGAGATCGGGTTATTGTTATTAGCTCCCAAAGGGAGAGGTATCTTATTAACTGAGGCTGGCCGTCATCTTTCTAAGCAAGCAAAAAGATTGTTTTCTCTTGAAGAAGAAGTGGAAGATTTTATTAATCATTATAAAAATGGTTCTGTTGGAAAGCTACGTATTGTAGCAACTTATCTTCCCGCAAATTTTGTATTGCCAAAGTGGATTGGCCGTTATAAACAAAAATACCCTGATGTTGAAGTGGGATTAACGACAACTAATTCACAAAGAGCAATAGAGCAACTAATCAATTATGAAGCAGAAGTTGCTTTTATTGGTGGAAGAAAAGAGTTTAATCTACTCATTAGTAGTATAGAGTTATTTGAAGATGATATGTTGTTCGTAGTACATAAAGATCATAAGTTTGCATCCAAAAATATTACATTAGCTGAGATTGTAAAAGAGCCTTTTGTGTTTCGAGAAGAAGGAAGCTTTTCAAGAGAACAGTTAGTGTCGCTATGTAAAATGAACAATATACAGGAACCAATCGTTGGAGTACAGATTAATGGATTAAATGAAACCATTAGAACGGTGATTGAAGGGTACGGAGTAACATTTGTTTCCTCTCTTGAAGTAAAGGAGTATATAGAACGTGGAGAATTAGCAAAAGTAAATATTGATGGTATTAAATTAAAAAACCCGATCTCTTTATGTACAAGAAAAAATGATACTCTCTTACAACCTGCACATAACTTGTTAGAGGTAGTTTTTAATCACGATGATACTTGA
- the thrC gene encoding threonine synthase has protein sequence MRIVCTDCGEKLLSGIFKYNCKCGGLFDVVHDFNKYDTELLKRLFTERLSERMTPYASGVWRYKELIAPELPNDCIVTKYEGNTGLYSSELLQKYTGVRKLYVKAQSENPSGSFKDNGMTVAVSHGKSLGYKKFTCTSTGNTSSSLAMYASITGADSYVFVPNKDVSLNKVLQTLAYGAKVFSVEGNYDDGIQFLEKYSSDLGLYICNSVNPFRIEGQKSIIYEVAQYLNWKLPEWIIVPGGALSNATALGKGLQDLFTLGFIDKMPKVAVVQAEGASPFHKMFVQKKHELTPERFPYTRASALNIGNPPSWKKALKTLTQTKGVSISVTDEEILDSKAVIDKCGIGCEPASAATIAGLRNLISQKVIDKDESVLCILTGNILKDTEVLNYYHSSESATSTFKNTLQDVVLSYNNIKDFVV, from the coding sequence ATGAGAATAGTGTGTACTGATTGTGGTGAAAAATTATTATCCGGTATTTTTAAATATAATTGTAAGTGTGGTGGATTATTTGATGTAGTACACGATTTTAATAAATATGATACCGAATTATTGAAAAGGTTGTTTACGGAACGGCTTTCAGAACGGATGACTCCTTATGCGAGTGGAGTGTGGAGATACAAAGAACTAATTGCCCCTGAATTACCAAATGACTGTATCGTTACAAAATATGAAGGGAATACAGGACTCTACTCTTCTGAATTATTACAAAAGTATACCGGGGTAAGAAAATTATATGTAAAAGCACAAAGTGAGAACCCTAGTGGTTCATTTAAAGATAATGGAATGACTGTAGCTGTTTCTCATGGGAAATCATTAGGATATAAGAAGTTCACATGTACCTCAACAGGAAATACCTCATCTTCATTGGCTATGTATGCTTCCATTACTGGTGCAGATTCCTATGTATTTGTTCCTAATAAAGACGTTTCCTTAAATAAAGTACTACAGACCCTGGCATATGGCGCAAAAGTATTTAGCGTGGAAGGAAATTATGATGATGGGATTCAGTTTTTAGAGAAGTATAGTAGTGATCTGGGTCTATATATTTGTAACTCTGTTAATCCATTCCGAATTGAAGGACAAAAAAGTATTATTTATGAAGTAGCTCAATATTTAAACTGGAAGTTACCAGAATGGATTATCGTACCCGGAGGTGCTTTAAGTAACGCAACAGCATTAGGTAAAGGATTGCAGGATTTGTTTACGCTTGGATTTATAGATAAAATGCCGAAAGTGGCAGTTGTTCAGGCGGAGGGAGCAAGTCCATTTCATAAGATGTTCGTTCAAAAAAAACATGAACTTACCCCTGAGCGTTTCCCATACACTCGTGCTTCTGCCTTAAATATTGGTAACCCACCGAGTTGGAAAAAAGCTCTAAAAACGTTAACACAAACAAAAGGAGTTTCCATTTCGGTAACAGATGAAGAAATTCTTGACTCAAAAGCTGTAATTGACAAATGTGGCATTGGGTGTGAACCAGCGTCAGCAGCAACTATTGCAGGACTTCGTAATTTAATTTCACAGAAAGTGATAGATAAAGACGAATCGGTACTATGTATCTTAACGGGGAATATTCTAAAGGATACAGAGGTCTTGAATTATTATCATTCCAGTGAAAGTGCTACTTCAACTTTTAAAAATACGTTACAGGATGTTGTTTTATCCTATAATAATATTAAAGATTTTGTTGTATAG